Proteins encoded in a region of the Coregonus clupeaformis isolate EN_2021a chromosome 9, ASM2061545v1, whole genome shotgun sequence genome:
- the LOC121573424 gene encoding SHC-transforming protein 3 isoform X1, producing the protein MLHRTKYNRFRNESVTSVDDLHGLSMNPKVSAASASSAEPPYTPPAAPSEGGVNHHHHNPAADPSDDGATTLCTLINKVSNLKFTNSGSSLLGMKSLPSHVKDLTLSKLQGGGCSGGGSGGGSSGSGLASSVPLAASGSGSSGGGNGSSCGSASSVPHHHHPPCSHSHSSQQEPGTMSSAGGKKGSRLGLEEREAGQRHGHGGEDWGPSGGGGGGGGGNSNSGLVNKPCSRGWLHSSEKISGPGVTYIVKYLGCIEVLRSMKSLDFNTRSQITREAISLVCEAVPGAKGALRKRKPPSKALSSILGKRNLQFAGMSINLNISTSSLNLMTPDSKQIIANHHMQSISFASGGDPVSDPDTTDYVAYVAKDPVNRRACHILECSDGLAQDVISTIGQAFDLRFQQYLQCPSSKMTSVHDRVLNMDESVWTEEEEEPAEHPYYNNIPGKMPPPGGFIDTRLGQSSQTEQQAPGAGVDQTYYQGRHCGEIWGADRRPTGILVQQGSCDIYSLPEGKSTVPKTGDVPTYVNTQQIDAQVLAALQAEQDSMAAEGAAGTAAKESPRKDLFDMKPFENAILTQSGVPALHKAGSVDNTSPLLVRSAAFKAQEELEGQAWYHGEMSRRDAEKLLLDDGDFLVRKSTTNPGSYVLTGMHNGLAKHLLLVNPEGTVRTKDHIFDSISHLIGHHRDNSLPIVSAGSELCLKQPVGNRKQ; encoded by the exons ATGCTTCACCGTACCAAATACAACAGATTCAGGAATGAGTCAGTGACGTCTGTCGATGATCTACACGGCCTCTCCATGAACCCCAAGGTCTCGGCAGCCTCTGCGTCCTCCGCCGAGCCCCCGTACACCCCTCCTGCAGCGCCATCCGAGGGCGGCGtgaaccaccaccaccacaaccccGCCGCCGACCCCTCAGACGATGGAGCCACCACCCTGTGCACCCTCATCAACAAGGTGTCCAACCTGAAATTCACCAACTCAGGCTCCAGCCTGCTGGGTATGAAGAGCCTCCCCTCCCACGTCAAGGACCTGACCCTCTCCAAGCTGCAAGGCGGTGGATGCTCCGGTGGGGGCTCCGGCGGTGGATCCAGTGGTAGCGGCCTTGCCTCCAGTGTGCCGTTGGCAGCCTCCGGTAGTGGTAGCAGTGGTGGCGGTAACGGCTCCTCCTGTGGCTCAGCCTCCAGtgtcccccaccaccaccaccccccctgCTCCCACTCCCACTCCTCCCAGCAAGAACCAGGCACCATGAGCAGCGCAGGGGGAAAGAAGGGCAGCAGGCTGGGGCTGGAAGAGAGGGAGGCTGGGCAGAGACATGGACATGGAGGGGAGGACTGGGGAcctagtggaggaggaggaggaggtggtggaggtaaCAGTAACAGTGGACTGGTGAATAAACCCTGTTCCAGAGGATGGCTGCATTCCAGTGAGAAGATCTCTGGACCCGGAGTGACGTACATTGTAAAG TATTTGGGTTGCATTGAAGTCCTTCGGTCGATGAAATCACTGGATTTCAACACAAGATCGCAAATAACGAG AGAGGCCATCAGTTTGGTGTGTGAGGCGGTCCCGGGGGCCAAAGGAGCACTGCGGAAGAGAAAG CCTCCATCTAAAGCCCTGTCCAGTATCCTGGGGAAGAGGAACCTCCAGTTTGCTGGGATGAGCATCAACTTGAATATCTCCACCAGTAGCCTCAACCTGATGACCCCAGACTCCAAACAG ATCATAGCCAATCATCATATGCAGTCCATTTCCTTTGCATCGGGCGGAGATCCAGTGAGTGATCCA GACACGACTGATTATGTTGCCTATGTAGCGAAAGATCCTGTCAACCGAAGAG CGTGTCATATTCTGGAGTGTTCTGATGGTCTGGCCCAGGATGTGATCAGCACCATCGGCCAGGCCTTTGACCTCCGCTTCCAGCAGTACCTCCAGTGTCCCTCCAGCAAGATGACCTCTGTACACGACAG GGTTCTGAATATGGATGAGTCAGTCtggacggaggaggaggaggagcctgcTGAACATCCATACTACAACAACATCCCCGGCAAGATGCCACCACCTGGAGGTTTCATAGACACCCGGCTAGGCCAGAGCAGCCAGACTGAG CAGCAGGCCCCAGGGGCTGGGGTGGACCAGACTTACTACCAGGGTAGACACTGTGGGGAGATCTGGGGAGCGGACAGGAGGCCTACTGGGATACTCGTCCAACAGG GATCATGTGATATCTACAGTCTGCCAGAGGGGAAGAGTACAGTACCAAAAACGGGGGATGTGCCTACTTACGTCAACACACAGCAGATCGACGCCCAGGTTCTGGCAGCGCTGCAGGCTGAACAGGACAGCATGGCAGCAGAAGGGGCAGCGGGTACAGCAGCCAAAGAAAGTCCCAGGAAAGACCTGTTTGACATGA AGCCTTTTGAGAATGCCATCCTGACCCAGTCAGGGGTCCCTGCCCTGCACAAGGCTGGATCTGTGGATAACACCAGCCCCTTGTTGGTGCGCTCTGCTGCCTTCAAGGCCCAGGAGGAGCTGGAAGGCCAAGCATGGTACCACGGAGAGATGAGCCGACGAGACGCAGAGAAACTACTGCTAGACGACGGAGACTTCCTGGTTAGGAAGAGCACCACCAACCCTGGGTCGTACGTACTGACGGGCATGCACAACGGACTGGCCAAACACCTACTGCTGGTGAATCCTGAGGGCACG GTGCGGACAAAAGATCACATATTTGACAGCATCAGTCACCTGATAGGCCATCACCGTGACAACAGCTTGCCCATAGTTTCTGCAGGAAGTGAACTGTGTCTGAAGCAGCCTGTGGGCAACAGGAAACAGTGA
- the LOC121573424 gene encoding SHC-transforming protein 3 isoform X2 has protein sequence MLHRTKYNRFRNESVTSVDDLHGLSMNPKVSAASASSAEPPYTPPAAPSEGGVNHHHHNPAADPSDDGATTLCTLINKVSNLKFTNSGSSLLGMKSLPSHVKDLTLSKLQGGGCSGGGSGGGSSGSGLASSVPLAASGSGSSGGGNGSSCGSASSVPHHHHPPCSHSHSSQQEPGTMSSAGGKKGSRLGLEEREAGQRHGHGGEDWGPSGGGGGGGGGNSNSGLVNKPCSRGWLHSSEKISGPGVTYIVKYLGCIEVLRSMKSLDFNTRSQITREAISLVCEAVPGAKGALRKRKPPSKALSSILGKRNLQFAGMSINLNISTSSLNLMTPDSKQIIANHHMQSISFASGGDPVSDPDTTDYVAYVAKDPVNRRACHILECSDGLAQDVISTIGQAFDLRFQQYLQCPSSKMTSVHDRVLNMDESVWTEEEEEPAEHPYYNNIPGKMPPPGGFIDTRLGQSSQTEQAPGAGVDQTYYQGRHCGEIWGADRRPTGILVQQGSCDIYSLPEGKSTVPKTGDVPTYVNTQQIDAQVLAALQAEQDSMAAEGAAGTAAKESPRKDLFDMKPFENAILTQSGVPALHKAGSVDNTSPLLVRSAAFKAQEELEGQAWYHGEMSRRDAEKLLLDDGDFLVRKSTTNPGSYVLTGMHNGLAKHLLLVNPEGTVRTKDHIFDSISHLIGHHRDNSLPIVSAGSELCLKQPVGNRKQ, from the exons ATGCTTCACCGTACCAAATACAACAGATTCAGGAATGAGTCAGTGACGTCTGTCGATGATCTACACGGCCTCTCCATGAACCCCAAGGTCTCGGCAGCCTCTGCGTCCTCCGCCGAGCCCCCGTACACCCCTCCTGCAGCGCCATCCGAGGGCGGCGtgaaccaccaccaccacaaccccGCCGCCGACCCCTCAGACGATGGAGCCACCACCCTGTGCACCCTCATCAACAAGGTGTCCAACCTGAAATTCACCAACTCAGGCTCCAGCCTGCTGGGTATGAAGAGCCTCCCCTCCCACGTCAAGGACCTGACCCTCTCCAAGCTGCAAGGCGGTGGATGCTCCGGTGGGGGCTCCGGCGGTGGATCCAGTGGTAGCGGCCTTGCCTCCAGTGTGCCGTTGGCAGCCTCCGGTAGTGGTAGCAGTGGTGGCGGTAACGGCTCCTCCTGTGGCTCAGCCTCCAGtgtcccccaccaccaccaccccccctgCTCCCACTCCCACTCCTCCCAGCAAGAACCAGGCACCATGAGCAGCGCAGGGGGAAAGAAGGGCAGCAGGCTGGGGCTGGAAGAGAGGGAGGCTGGGCAGAGACATGGACATGGAGGGGAGGACTGGGGAcctagtggaggaggaggaggaggtggtggaggtaaCAGTAACAGTGGACTGGTGAATAAACCCTGTTCCAGAGGATGGCTGCATTCCAGTGAGAAGATCTCTGGACCCGGAGTGACGTACATTGTAAAG TATTTGGGTTGCATTGAAGTCCTTCGGTCGATGAAATCACTGGATTTCAACACAAGATCGCAAATAACGAG AGAGGCCATCAGTTTGGTGTGTGAGGCGGTCCCGGGGGCCAAAGGAGCACTGCGGAAGAGAAAG CCTCCATCTAAAGCCCTGTCCAGTATCCTGGGGAAGAGGAACCTCCAGTTTGCTGGGATGAGCATCAACTTGAATATCTCCACCAGTAGCCTCAACCTGATGACCCCAGACTCCAAACAG ATCATAGCCAATCATCATATGCAGTCCATTTCCTTTGCATCGGGCGGAGATCCAGTGAGTGATCCA GACACGACTGATTATGTTGCCTATGTAGCGAAAGATCCTGTCAACCGAAGAG CGTGTCATATTCTGGAGTGTTCTGATGGTCTGGCCCAGGATGTGATCAGCACCATCGGCCAGGCCTTTGACCTCCGCTTCCAGCAGTACCTCCAGTGTCCCTCCAGCAAGATGACCTCTGTACACGACAG GGTTCTGAATATGGATGAGTCAGTCtggacggaggaggaggaggagcctgcTGAACATCCATACTACAACAACATCCCCGGCAAGATGCCACCACCTGGAGGTTTCATAGACACCCGGCTAGGCCAGAGCAGCCAGACTGAG CAGGCCCCAGGGGCTGGGGTGGACCAGACTTACTACCAGGGTAGACACTGTGGGGAGATCTGGGGAGCGGACAGGAGGCCTACTGGGATACTCGTCCAACAGG GATCATGTGATATCTACAGTCTGCCAGAGGGGAAGAGTACAGTACCAAAAACGGGGGATGTGCCTACTTACGTCAACACACAGCAGATCGACGCCCAGGTTCTGGCAGCGCTGCAGGCTGAACAGGACAGCATGGCAGCAGAAGGGGCAGCGGGTACAGCAGCCAAAGAAAGTCCCAGGAAAGACCTGTTTGACATGA AGCCTTTTGAGAATGCCATCCTGACCCAGTCAGGGGTCCCTGCCCTGCACAAGGCTGGATCTGTGGATAACACCAGCCCCTTGTTGGTGCGCTCTGCTGCCTTCAAGGCCCAGGAGGAGCTGGAAGGCCAAGCATGGTACCACGGAGAGATGAGCCGACGAGACGCAGAGAAACTACTGCTAGACGACGGAGACTTCCTGGTTAGGAAGAGCACCACCAACCCTGGGTCGTACGTACTGACGGGCATGCACAACGGACTGGCCAAACACCTACTGCTGGTGAATCCTGAGGGCACG GTGCGGACAAAAGATCACATATTTGACAGCATCAGTCACCTGATAGGCCATCACCGTGACAACAGCTTGCCCATAGTTTCTGCAGGAAGTGAACTGTGTCTGAAGCAGCCTGTGGGCAACAGGAAACAGTGA